One Vicugna pacos chromosome 12, VicPac4, whole genome shotgun sequence genomic window carries:
- the AQP6 gene encoding aquaporin-6, translated as MESGRCSLARMLVCRLWTTVSKALFAEFLATGLYVFFGVGSALRWPLGLPSVLQIAITFNLATAMVVQVTWKASGAHVNPAVTLAFLVGSQISLPRAVAYVAAQLAGATVGAALLYGVTPGEARETLGVNVVRNSVSTSQAVAVELVLTLQLVLCVFASTDSRQTSASPAAIIGASVAVGHLIGIYFTGCSMNPARSFGPAIIVGKFTVHWIFWVGPLTGAVLASLIYNFILFPDTKTLAQRLAILTGTAEVEKVEGVEPQKKESQSSSGDMEMESVCQVA; from the exons ATGGAGTCAGGCAGGTGCAGCCTGGCCAGGATGCTGGTGTGCCGGCTCTGGACCACCGTCAGCAAGGCCTTGTTTGCTGAGTTCCTGGCCACAGGGCTGTATGTGTTCTTTGGTGTGGGCTCAGCTCTGAGGTGGCCCTTGGGGCTTCCCTCTGTGCTACAGATTGCCATCACCTTCAACCTGGCCACGGCCATGGTCGTGCAGGTCACCTGGAAGGCCAGCGGGGCCCATGTCAACCCCGCCGTGACGCTGGCCTTCCTCGTGGGCTCCCAGATCTCCCTGCCCCGTGCTGTGGCCTATGTGGCTGCTCAGCTGGCGGGGGCCACAGTGGGGGCTGCTCTGCTTTACGGAGTCACGCCTGGGGAAGCCCGAGAGACCCTTGGGGTCAACGTG GTCCGGAACAGCGTCTCAACTAGCCAGGCGGTGGCAGTGGAGCTGGTTCTGACCCTGCAGCTTGTGCTCTGTGTCTTCGCTTCCACCGACAGCCGTCAGACCTCAGCATCCCCGGCCGCCATAATTGGGGCCTCTGTGGCGGTGGGCCACCTCATTGGG ATCTACTTCACCGGCTGCTCCATGAACCCAGCCCGCTCCTTTGGCCCTGCCATCATCGTCGGGAAGTTCACAGTCCACTGG ATCTTCTGGGTGGGACCCCTGACGGGGGCTGTCCTGGCTTCGCTGATCTACAACTTTATCCTGTTCCCTGACACCAAGACCCTGGCCCAGCGACTGGCCATCCTCACAGGCACTGCAGAGGTGGAGAAGGTGGAAGGGGTGGAACCCCAAAAGAAAGAATCCCAGTCCAGCTCAGGGGACATGGAAATGGAGAGTGTATGTCAGGTGGCATAG